Proteins encoded together in one Candidatus Nitrosocaldus cavascurensis window:
- a CDS encoding 7-carboxy-7-deazaguanine synthase QueE — protein sequence MRVSISEVFTSIEGEGIYLGTKTLFIRFAGCPLRCFYCDTPYALSIGNGTYYSIDEAKTIIARKVERGTFKANFTGGEPLLQHEAVRELARYVRDELLLKTYLESSCYDASRFLHVLPYIDICKIEFKLKDSNAIDDKHYTRLLENEMLCLRHAIASRKVTYIKVVLSSLSKREEVEELARMIFEGDASKAIDGFVLQPVNGVNEPTLEHMLAMYDAVHQYYPNVRIIPQMHKVMGIP from the coding sequence TTGAGGGTAAGCATAAGTGAGGTATTTACAAGCATAGAGGGAGAAGGTATATACCTTGGTACAAAAACCCTCTTCATAAGGTTTGCAGGATGCCCACTTAGATGCTTCTATTGTGATACCCCATATGCCTTGAGCATTGGTAATGGTACATACTATAGCATAGATGAGGCTAAAACAATCATAGCAAGGAAGGTTGAGAGGGGTACATTCAAGGCTAACTTCACTGGAGGCGAGCCATTGCTACAACATGAGGCAGTTAGGGAACTGGCAAGGTATGTTAGGGATGAACTCCTGCTCAAGACGTATCTTGAGTCATCATGCTACGATGCATCAAGGTTCTTGCATGTACTACCATATATAGATATATGTAAGATAGAGTTCAAACTTAAGGACTCTAATGCCATTGATGATAAGCATTACACTAGGTTGCTTGAGAATGAGATGCTATGCCTAAGGCATGCCATTGCTAGCAGGAAGGTAACATACATAAAGGTAGTGCTTAGCAGTCTAAGCAAGAGAGAGGAGGTAGAGGAACTGGCAAGGATGATATTTGAAGGGGATGCAAGCAAGGCTATAGATGGATTTGTACTCCAGCCTGTAAATGGTGTTAATGAGCCTACATTGGAGCATATGCTAGCCATGTACGATGCTGTACATCAGTACTACCCCAATGTTAGGATAATACCACAGATGCATAAGGTGATGGGCATACCATGA
- the rnz gene encoding ribonuclease Z, protein MQLRIIFLGTSSAVPTAKRGLTSIAVQRGGELLIFDAGEGMQRNFLKSGLGTNRSMKVFITHMHSDHVLGLLGFMQTLALNGRDMPLYIYGPDILKEYIDVNTRLLNVNLTYDVYFTAVGEGVVVKEKEYTVKACKAEHSINSYAYCIEEHDRPGVFYPEKAIALGVSKGRLWHRLQHGEDVLVDGRLVRSSDVTGPKRKGRRIGISGDTRANERLEEFFKGCDLLVFDSTFSEDEKDRALETMHSTAREAAELASRAGVKMLVLTHFSARYDDVSKLVKEASILHNNVVAAEDMMVIDVPYPPSDQ, encoded by the coding sequence ATGCAACTCAGGATAATCTTCCTAGGCACATCATCAGCAGTGCCTACAGCAAAGAGAGGCTTAACATCCATAGCAGTGCAGAGAGGAGGAGAACTACTCATATTCGATGCTGGAGAAGGGATGCAGAGGAACTTTCTGAAGAGTGGGCTAGGCACTAATAGAAGCATGAAGGTCTTCATAACACATATGCATAGTGATCATGTTCTAGGCCTATTAGGCTTCATGCAGACCTTAGCATTGAATGGTAGAGATATGCCTCTCTACATATATGGGCCAGATATACTCAAGGAGTACATAGATGTGAATACAAGACTTCTTAACGTTAACCTAACGTATGATGTGTACTTTACTGCAGTAGGGGAGGGTGTAGTTGTGAAGGAGAAGGAGTACACTGTAAAGGCATGTAAAGCAGAGCATTCTATAAACTCATATGCATACTGCATAGAGGAGCATGATAGGCCTGGGGTATTCTATCCTGAGAAGGCTATAGCACTAGGTGTGTCTAAGGGTAGGTTATGGCATAGGCTACAGCATGGGGAGGATGTGCTAGTCGATGGAAGGCTTGTTAGATCTAGTGATGTTACAGGACCTAAGAGAAAAGGTAGGAGGATAGGCATATCTGGCGATACTAGAGCAAACGAGAGGCTTGAGGAGTTCTTCAAGGGCTGCGATCTTCTAGTATTTGACTCAACATTCAGCGAGGATGAGAAGGATAGAGCATTAGAGACCATGCACTCAACTGCTAGGGAGGCTGCTGAACTAGCCTCTAGAGCAGGTGTGAAGATGCTTGTACTTACACACTTTAGTGCTAGATATGATGATGTGAGTAAGTTGGTTAAGGAGGCATCGATACTGCATAACAATGTAGTTGCAGCAGAGGATATGATGGTTATAGATGTGCCTTACCCACCATCTGACCAATAA
- a CDS encoding ribose-phosphate diphosphokinase encodes MGTSILAGPASKDIAKGIADTLADKDEHVRLVDVDLRVFPDGESKIRIADALDGDDVVVVQSTYPPVDTHMMQLFFILSKVSKVASRTVTVVPYLGYARQDREFLAGEIVSIDAIARIISSYAIDALITFDAHSSLALSYFTVPVHNISAVPLLAEYFKKRLEGEGVEAKDVLSISPDAGGADRAEALADMLHCNSIALRKSRDRITGAIKIDHEMLSKMRDDLKGKVAIVVDDMISTGSSVAEAVRALLEHGCKRVHVACTHALMLDGALERIKEGGAIDVVATNTVPNKVSKIVDVAPLAASAVLSILSSSSARSKVGMEGSRSRSNSISTT; translated from the coding sequence ATGGGCACGAGCATCCTAGCAGGTCCAGCATCCAAGGATATTGCAAAAGGCATAGCAGATACTCTAGCAGATAAAGATGAGCATGTAAGGCTTGTTGATGTTGATCTAAGAGTATTCCCAGATGGTGAGAGCAAGATAAGGATAGCAGATGCTCTAGATGGTGATGATGTTGTTGTAGTACAATCAACATACCCTCCAGTAGATACGCATATGATGCAACTCTTCTTCATCCTCTCGAAGGTTAGTAAGGTAGCATCTAGAACTGTTACAGTTGTACCCTATCTAGGCTATGCAAGGCAGGATAGAGAGTTCCTTGCTGGTGAGATAGTTAGCATAGATGCTATAGCAAGGATAATCTCCTCATATGCTATAGATGCACTAATAACTTTTGATGCACATAGCAGCCTAGCATTATCATACTTTACAGTACCTGTGCATAACATATCTGCAGTACCATTACTTGCTGAGTACTTCAAGAAGAGGCTTGAAGGCGAGGGTGTAGAGGCTAAGGATGTTCTAAGCATCTCTCCAGATGCTGGTGGGGCAGATAGGGCAGAGGCATTGGCAGATATGCTACATTGCAACTCTATAGCGTTAAGGAAGAGCAGGGATAGGATCACTGGAGCAATAAAGATTGATCATGAGATGCTTAGCAAGATGAGGGATGATCTGAAGGGTAAGGTAGCGATAGTTGTGGATGATATGATAAGTACTGGAAGTAGTGTTGCAGAGGCTGTTAGAGCATTACTTGAGCATGGATGCAAGAGGGTACATGTTGCATGCACCCATGCACTAATGCTGGATGGTGCGCTTGAGAGGATAAAGGAGGGTGGAGCCATTGATGTTGTTGCTACAAACACTGTACCAAATAAGGTGAGCAAGATAGTGGATGTTGCTCCATTGGCAGCATCAGCAGTGCTAAGCATACTAAGCAGTAGTAGTGCTCGTAGCAAGGTAGGCATGGAAGGTAGTAGGAGTAGGAGTAATAGTATATCTACTACATAA
- the queC gene encoding 7-cyano-7-deazaguanine synthase QueC, translating to MDKAICILSGGLDSTCIAAYLKEKGYELYAITFYYGQKSRMEVERARSIAEYIRVREHRIVDIGFMKSLYKDSNILTGDGSIPDRFDYSIVVPARNAIFLTIAGAWAFSINAALVAYGAHTDDEKNYPDCRTVFAKSMEHVLNLAEMDGIEQGLRKRLRIWSPAVEGLSKADLVRAGYRMLGNLLFETWSCYTDGIEVEVDGKTIKVQCGSCESCMNRIRAFKEAGIEDKTLYAVLDLNKMLKA from the coding sequence ATGGACAAGGCTATATGCATACTCAGTGGAGGACTTGACTCTACATGCATAGCAGCATACTTGAAGGAGAAGGGTTATGAACTGTATGCAATAACATTCTACTATGGGCAGAAGAGCAGGATGGAGGTAGAGAGGGCTAGAAGCATTGCAGAGTATATAAGGGTTAGGGAGCATCGTATAGTAGATATAGGCTTTATGAAGTCACTATACAAGGATAGCAACATCCTAACTGGAGATGGTAGCATACCAGATAGATTCGATTACAGTATAGTTGTACCAGCAAGGAATGCTATATTCCTTACAATAGCAGGGGCATGGGCATTCAGCATAAATGCTGCTCTAGTAGCATATGGTGCACATACAGATGATGAGAAGAACTATCCAGACTGTAGGACAGTATTTGCCAAGAGCATGGAACATGTTCTTAACCTTGCAGAGATGGATGGGATAGAGCAAGGGTTAAGGAAGAGGCTTAGGATATGGAGTCCAGCAGTTGAAGGGTTAAGCAAGGCAGATCTTGTAAGAGCAGGTTATAGAATGCTTGGCAATCTACTCTTTGAGACATGGAGTTGCTATACAGATGGCATAGAGGTTGAGGTTGATGGCAAGACTATCAAGGTGCAATGTGGTTCATGTGAGTCATGCATGAACAGGATTAGAGCATTCAAGGAGGCAGGGATAGAGGATAAGACGCTTTATGCGGTATTAGATTTAAATAAGATGCTCAAAGCATAA
- the folE gene encoding GTP cyclohydrolase I FolE: MKRLIRQLLIELGEDPDREGLVDTPERVAEMYAEIFSGYSMDSELDVTFSEESDVVVAREIQFYSMCEHHILPFFGKVHIAYIPDGKVFGISKLVRLVEKYAKRLQIQERMTKQIADELKDKVKGVLVVVEGDHMCMRMRGVKNNSRILTIAYRGEFENREVREQVLSLLMDSSSGARMYDI, translated from the coding sequence ATAAAGAGGCTCATAAGACAACTACTCATAGAGCTTGGAGAGGATCCAGATAGGGAAGGGCTGGTAGATACACCAGAGAGGGTTGCAGAGATGTATGCAGAGATCTTCTCAGGCTACAGCATGGACTCTGAGTTGGACGTTACATTCAGCGAGGAGAGTGATGTTGTTGTAGCAAGGGAGATACAGTTCTACAGCATGTGTGAGCATCACATACTCCCATTCTTTGGGAAGGTTCACATAGCATACATACCAGATGGCAAAGTATTCGGCATATCCAAATTGGTAAGGCTTGTTGAGAAGTATGCAAAGAGGCTTCAGATACAGGAGAGGATGACAAAGCAGATAGCTGATGAGCTGAAGGATAAGGTTAAAGGGGTGTTGGTTGTGGTTGAAGGGGACCATATGTGCATGCGTATGAGGGGTGTTAAGAACAACAGTAGGATACTAACCATAGCGTATAGGGGAGAGTTCGAGAATAGAGAGGTTAGGGAGCAGGTGCTATCATTGCTTATGGATAGCAGTAGTGGTGCAAGGATGTATGATATATAA